The Streptomyces sp. NBC_01268 genome segment CGTCGGCGGGCAGCGCGTACCGGAGGGGCCACGGGTTCGAGGGCCGCGCCACCCCGGCGGCGGGGGTGGTGTGGATGAGCCGGGCCTTCTTCACCGCGAGGGAGGTGCGGGTCGGCCCCAGGATCCGCTCGAAGAGCCTCAGCGTGGAGGTGTGGATCTCCTTCACCATGCCGGTGCCGACCACGACGGTCCCCGCGTGCACGGCGGGGGCGAGCCGGTGGAGCTGGTCCTCCAGGAGCGCGAGGCTCTTGGGTACGCGGACGAGCAGCACGTCGACCCGTTCGGGCGGCGGGTCCTGCGTGGTGAGCAGCCGGACCGCGCCGGGTGCGGCGCCGGAGCGGGCGAGGTTGTCGCCGGTGGCCCGGCGGCCGAGGTACGAGTCGGAGATCTGGACGAGCTGCCCGGTCCCGGCGGCGGCGAGCGCGGTGACGAGGGCGCCCCAGCGGTCCCCGACGACGGCGACGGTGCCGGACAGGTCGGTGCCGCTCTCCGCGAGGTGCGCGAGCAGGTACTCGTCGGCGGCGTCCCAGGCGCGGAGGGGATCGCGCGGGTCCTCGGGGTGCCGGGTGAGCGGGAAGGTGCCCCATGACGTGGTCAAACGGTTCATCGTGCCCCCAGGCTAGCGGTCCCGGAGGGTCGCGGGCGCCGCCGAGGGCGCGGGGCCGGGCGAAGGCGGCGGGTCGCCCGGGCGCGTCACCCGACCG includes the following:
- a CDS encoding methyltransferase, which translates into the protein MNRLTTSWGTFPLTRHPEDPRDPLRAWDAADEYLLAHLAESGTDLSGTVAVVGDRWGALVTALAAAGTGQLVQISDSYLGRRATGDNLARSGAAPGAVRLLTTQDPPPERVDVLLVRVPKSLALLEDQLHRLAPAVHAGTVVVGTGMVKEIHTSTLRLFERILGPTRTSLAVKKARLIHTTPAAGVARPSNPWPLRYALPADAPAGLAGRTVANQAGVFCADRLDIGTRFLLQHLPHGVGRSRVVDLGCGNGVVGLAVALAEPEAELLFTDESYQAVASAEENFRTHAGTARTAEFAVGDGLADVAPGSVDLVLNNPPFHSHQATTDRTARRMFAESRRALRPGGELWVVGNRHLGYHVSLRRIFGNSELVAGDPKFVVLRAVKR